Within the Terriglobales bacterium genome, the region GTTGGCGCAGATGGCGACCGACATCGAGGCGGCGCGCATGATGGTGTACAACGCGGCGCGCATGAAAGACGCCGGCATGGACTTCGTGAAGGAAGCCGCGATGGTGAAGCTGTTCGCGTCGCAGGTGGCCGAGCGCGTGACCTCGCTGGCGATCGAGATCTACGGCGGCTACGGGTTCACCAAAGATTACCCGGTGGAGAAGTACTGGCGCGACTCGAAGATCGGGAAGATCTACGAAGGGACTTCGAACATGCAACTGCAGACGATCGCGAAGCTCGTGCTGGGAGGCCGTTGATGTACGGAGATGCTTCGCTTCGCTCAGGATTTCGGCTGCGGGCTCCCGCTCGCCCGACGGCTTCGCTCACGCCCGCAGAACGCCTCAACATGCAGCTGCAAACGATCGCGAAGCTGGTCTTGGGAGGCCGGTAGTGAGCCAGGAGAAGCGGGCGTTCCCGCGCTTCGAGATATCCGAACAGGCGATCGTGACGGACGAAAAGGGCGCGACGCTGGGGCACGTGGAGAAAGTCGGCGGCGGCGGGATGACGCTGCGGGCAGAGTCGGCGGCGGTGGCCCAGAAGCTGGAGCCCGGGCACGCGCTGCGCGTGACCATCGTGGAGCCCAGCAACCAGGTGTCGAACACGCTGGACGTGGTGATCCGCTACCGCAGCGGGAGCGAGGTCGGCGTGCAGTTCGTGAGCGGCAGCGAGACGGGGAAGTTCCCGGCGCTGAAGTAGGAAGGCGCCCTCGGGTCGAAGGCGCTACCCGTCCGCATTTTGGCTGGCAAGCGACCTTCCTCCTCGACTACACTTCCGCAACCGCGCAATCCCCTTGGCAACCGCGGATGATGCCGTGCGCGGACCCGTGTCTCCCGGGGTGAACGTTTGCCGCAGGACCCGATCCGACAACTGCTCGACCTGGTCGCCGTGCACGGCTTCTATCTCGTCGTGCTGGAAGGGGTGACGGGCGAGCCGGTGCCCGTGCCGCGAGGCGCGAACTCGCAGGAGCACGTCGGGACGCCGGTGGAGCAATCCATCTCGATCTTGCGCCGGTGGCTGAACGTACTGGACATGGCGATCGCGCCGCCGATGTTCCGCGACGCGCTGAAAGAGCACGTGGACTCGACCGCGGGCGAAGCGCTGCTGCGCTATTACGTGCTGAAGACCTCGCACACCGACACCGACCGCGACAAGTGCGACTTCATCAACACGCACCTCTACCGCACGTGGCGGAAGCAGAAGGGGCTGAGCGACGCGCCGCACGAGGGCATCGAGATCACGCCGGAGAGCACGCTGGAATACGAAGGCGAGATCTACGTGATGCTGGGCGAGGTGGAGCCGCCGGCGCTGCCGCAGGAGCACCTGCAACTGGCGCGCGAGTTCGATCACCTGCGGCAGGAGGTGGACGAGTTCTCGCATTTCGACTCCATCATGGACTCCGGCATCATCGGGCGGGTGCGGGAGCTGAAGGTGCGCTTCGGGAAGTCGTTCTACCACCCGCACGTGCTGGCGGAAGTGGCGGTGTACAACACGTTCTTCGGGCACAAGTTCGACGAGCTGTTCCTGCGGGCGGCGAGCGAGATCAAGGCGTTCGCGCAGAGCTTCACGCAGGCGGGTGGGTCGATCATGTCGCGCGTCGACGACGACGTGACGGTGCAGGAGCTGAGCGACGTGCAGGGAGACGAGATCCTGCACGAGGAGTACGGGAAGGCGCGCGACAAGCTGCGGAAGGTGGCGCGCTTCAAGAAGGCGGTGGACTCGAAGCGGCGCGGGCGGTTCGCGCCGGCGGCGCCCGTCGTGGCCAGTGAGACGCGGGCGGCGGCGGTGGCGGCCGCGCCGGCGTATTCCGGTGAGGCGCCGCCGCAGCCGCGGCCTCCGGCGCCGGGGGTGGCGCCGCAGACGGAGCTGGCGCCCAGCCACAAGGCCGAAGACCACAAGGTCGAGGCGATGAGCGACGTGATCCGCAACTTCATCTCGGTGGCCGACAAGAGCTTCTCCAACGTGGTGCCGCTGCGGAACTGCAGCATCCTGCTGACGCCGGCGGAGGTGGACGCCTTCCGCAACGCGTACCTGAGCGAAAAGAGCTTCCGGGCGGATTTTGCGGCGCTGGTGCGGCGCGTGGTCGGCACCATGGCGACCATCATGGTCGAGCTGGTGGAGTACAAGAAGAAGAAGAACTCGGCGTACCTGTGGAAGCAGCACGCCGATTCGCTGAAGTACCAGCTGGAGAAGTCGACCAAGGTGGTCGATGAACTGAAGCGGATGCAGGAGCTGTGCGAGCGGCGCGGCCTGGCGGAGAAGGTGAAGGTGCTGGAGGCGTGCGTCGAGCGGCTGCACAACCAGGCGCAGGAAGTGGCGAAGAACCTGCAGGTGTGAGCGGGCGCCGCGAGCGAGAGATCGTCTACTGGAGGAATCTTTCTTTCCACTGCGGTTCGGGCAGTGGGCAAGCCTGGTACTTCCCAAACAAGCGATAGCGATGACGGGCAAGGGCGCGGTAGAGCGCGTCGCGCAGGAAGCGCGGCAGCAGGCGGAGCCAGCGCGCGGCGCGCAGCGGCCCGCGGATGCGGTCGAGGATGAAGACGGCGGCGTCGGAGTGGGAGAGCAGGCGCTCGGCGGGCGTGCCGGGCGCGACGACGACGTACATGGTCTCGAGCAGCTCGCGCTCCGGCGCGTGGCGGGCGAGCG harbors:
- a CDS encoding PilZ domain-containing protein — protein: MSQEKRAFPRFEISEQAIVTDEKGATLGHVEKVGGGGMTLRAESAAVAQKLEPGHALRVTIVEPSNQVSNTLDVVIRYRSGSEVGVQFVSGSETGKFPALK
- a CDS encoding DCC1-like thiol-disulfide oxidoreductase family protein translates to MTDTQHPIVLYDGVCGLCNRLVRVILRRDPGGTFRFAPLQGEFARAALARHAPERELLETMYVVVAPGTPAERLLSHSDAAVFILDRIRGPLRAARWLRLLPRFLRDALYRALARHRYRLFGKYQACPLPEPQWKERFLQ